One genomic segment of Paenibacillus durus includes these proteins:
- the cysK gene encoding cysteine synthase A has product MGKIVKNLTELIGNTPLLELSSFKEEGAAANILAKLEYFNPASSVKDRIGYAMIKDAEDKGLINKDTTLIEPTSGNTGIGLAFVAAALGYRLIIILPESFSMERRKLLKQLGAELVLTQASEGMAGAIRKAQELSAEIPNSYIPQQFENPANPDVHRKTTAEEIWNDTDGKVDIFVAGVGTGGTITGVGEVLKQRNPQVRIVAVEPSGSPVLSGGQRGPHAIQGIGAGFVPGNFNRAVVDEIITVKNEEAIATSQRLARKEGLLVGISSGAAAFAAYQLAKRPENIGKNIVVLLPDTGERYISTELFPEE; this is encoded by the coding sequence ATGGGGAAGATCGTTAAGAACTTGACCGAACTGATTGGGAATACGCCGCTACTTGAGCTGTCCAGCTTCAAAGAGGAAGGCGCGGCTGCGAACATTCTGGCCAAGCTGGAATATTTCAATCCGGCGAGCAGCGTGAAGGACCGGATCGGATACGCTATGATCAAGGATGCCGAAGACAAGGGGCTCATTAACAAAGATACGACCCTTATCGAACCGACCAGCGGAAATACCGGTATCGGTCTTGCCTTTGTGGCGGCGGCACTGGGCTACCGGTTGATTATTATTTTGCCGGAATCCTTTAGCATGGAGCGTCGAAAGCTTCTGAAACAGCTCGGGGCGGAGCTGGTGCTGACCCAGGCTTCGGAAGGCATGGCTGGCGCGATCCGCAAGGCGCAAGAGCTGTCCGCAGAAATACCCAATTCCTATATCCCGCAGCAGTTCGAGAATCCAGCCAACCCCGATGTGCACCGAAAGACTACGGCCGAAGAAATTTGGAATGATACCGATGGAAAAGTGGATATTTTTGTCGCCGGCGTCGGCACCGGCGGAACGATCACGGGAGTCGGCGAGGTTCTGAAACAGCGTAACCCGCAGGTGCGGATCGTCGCTGTGGAGCCGTCCGGCTCGCCTGTTCTGTCAGGTGGACAGCGGGGTCCTCATGCCATTCAGGGCATCGGTGCAGGCTTCGTGCCAGGTAACTTCAACCGGGCTGTAGTGGATGAGATCATCACGGTAAAGAATGAAGAAGCGATTGCAACGTCGCAAAGACTGGCAAGGAAGGAAGGGCTGCTTGTCGGAATTTCCTCTGGGGCCGCGGCATTTGCCGCCTATCAGTTGGCCAAACGGCCGGAAAACATCGGCAAGAACATCGTCGTTCTACTGCCGGACACCGGCGAACGGTATATTTCAACCGAATTATTTCCCGAGGAATAG
- a CDS encoding helix-turn-helix domain-containing protein yields the protein MQSIYDRIELLIEKRGMTKKAFCEQLGISTGNMGDWKRGKSTPGTHKLIEIGAFFGVSLDWLILGKTSSSILREGGEDYFFEQIRQSNCHIDELQPQEKEFIKEYLAFTEYRRRKQEDQLPE from the coding sequence ATGCAGTCCATTTATGATCGAATTGAACTTTTGATTGAGAAAAGAGGCATGACCAAAAAAGCGTTCTGTGAGCAGCTTGGCATCAGCACAGGAAATATGGGAGATTGGAAGCGGGGCAAGTCGACGCCCGGAACGCATAAATTAATCGAAATCGGCGCTTTTTTTGGCGTCAGTCTGGACTGGCTCATCTTGGGCAAGACTTCCTCGTCCATACTGCGCGAAGGAGGCGAGGATTATTTTTTTGAGCAAATACGGCAATCCAATTGCCATATCGATGAACTGCAGCCCCAGGAAAAGGAGTTTATCAAGGAATATCTCGCTTTTACCGAATATCGCAGACGGAAACAGGAAGATCAGCTTCCCGAATAA